A stretch of the Chitiniphilus purpureus genome encodes the following:
- a CDS encoding diguanylate cyclase, whose amino-acid sequence MQHRRMAGALDADLALIDAYMHTQPEEAIRVCERVFAQAWEARDPLAHVIAAQRYGLIMDHRGRGIEARDTLFEALQIAQSAHLFDHEAQLLEQIARGYYTAGQYRLAIQYWARCVEVSEQSGKEVRTWISAKVGLGQVYFAMGDYESATALHHEALARLGEVDDPYLDTKVKINLGVDLTQLGRSEEATTVFLAALDLCLMHRFSDYAAEACLRLAQVRLAAGRLKEASSFLDTALGHARGVKYLWAEAHILATQAQVQAAQGQHALALQNVKAAQAIAQANGFVHMANQQHLAAAEYAEAMGDLPTALAEFKLAYEYEHRLMAGSSLERNQELEDKAGLRPSANRLLVELSVNPMIDEGDLVHAFRLITRESCRILNVNRASIWAVDTRVDELRCQCIYLADHRRYRQGRCLRHGDFPALFSWLCDPNPLIAHDAAHHPYTWELEQGYLRVNNIKSVLAFTIRVAGHPGAVICFEVAGQQRNWTPDDVVNGGKLADISARVIGSFERKLFQKEISALNAKLMQANEALEARVIDRTAALERRNAELLELNETIRIMATIDELTGIYNRRSVMEAFRREQARSNRIGSAFCLCLIDVDHFKQVNDACGHLVGDEVLRRVAQVAREQIRETDSVGRYGGEEFLILLVDTDLEGARASAERLRHHTESLVFPELAPGFKVTVSIGLSQYIIGEQGEQVLSRADAALYQAKAQGRNRVVVC is encoded by the coding sequence ATGCAGCACCGTCGTATGGCGGGGGCGCTTGATGCGGATCTGGCGCTGATCGATGCCTATATGCATACCCAGCCTGAAGAGGCGATCCGGGTATGCGAGCGCGTGTTCGCCCAGGCCTGGGAGGCACGCGACCCGCTGGCGCACGTGATCGCTGCGCAGCGGTATGGCCTGATCATGGACCATCGCGGCCGCGGGATCGAAGCGCGCGACACGCTGTTCGAAGCCCTGCAGATCGCCCAGTCGGCCCACCTCTTCGACCACGAGGCGCAGCTGCTGGAGCAGATCGCGCGCGGGTACTACACCGCCGGCCAATACCGGTTGGCAATCCAGTACTGGGCACGCTGCGTCGAGGTCTCGGAACAATCGGGCAAGGAAGTGCGCACCTGGATCTCCGCCAAGGTCGGCCTGGGGCAGGTGTACTTTGCGATGGGCGACTATGAGTCGGCCACGGCGCTGCATCATGAAGCCCTGGCCCGCCTGGGCGAGGTGGACGATCCGTACCTGGATACCAAGGTCAAGATCAATCTGGGGGTCGATCTCACCCAGCTCGGACGCAGCGAGGAAGCGACCACGGTATTCCTGGCCGCACTCGATCTGTGCCTGATGCATCGCTTTTCCGACTATGCCGCCGAGGCTTGCCTGCGGCTGGCGCAGGTCAGGCTTGCCGCCGGCCGGCTGAAGGAGGCGAGCAGTTTTCTGGACACCGCACTCGGCCATGCCCGTGGCGTGAAGTACCTGTGGGCCGAAGCGCATATCCTGGCCACCCAGGCCCAGGTGCAGGCCGCCCAGGGGCAGCACGCGCTGGCGCTGCAGAATGTGAAGGCCGCCCAGGCCATCGCGCAGGCCAACGGCTTTGTGCATATGGCGAACCAGCAGCATCTGGCGGCGGCGGAGTACGCCGAGGCGATGGGCGATCTGCCGACGGCGCTGGCCGAATTCAAGCTGGCCTACGAATACGAACACCGGCTGATGGCCGGTTCGTCGTTGGAGCGCAACCAGGAACTGGAGGACAAGGCCGGCCTGCGCCCCAGCGCCAACCGCCTGCTGGTGGAGCTGTCGGTCAATCCGATGATCGATGAAGGCGATCTGGTCCATGCATTCCGGCTGATCACCCGCGAGAGCTGCCGTATCCTGAATGTGAACCGCGCATCGATCTGGGCCGTGGATACGCGGGTGGATGAGTTGCGCTGCCAGTGCATCTACCTGGCCGACCATCGCCGTTACCGGCAAGGGCGCTGCCTGCGCCATGGCGACTTTCCGGCGCTGTTCAGCTGGCTGTGCGACCCCAATCCGCTGATCGCGCACGACGCCGCCCACCATCCCTATACCTGGGAACTGGAGCAGGGCTATCTGCGGGTCAACAACATCAAGTCCGTCCTGGCCTTCACCATCCGCGTCGCCGGCCATCCCGGCGCCGTGATCTGTTTCGAGGTGGCCGGACAGCAGCGCAACTGGACGCCGGATGACGTGGTCAACGGCGGCAAGCTCGCCGATATCTCGGCGCGGGTGATCGGCAGCTTCGAGCGCAAGCTGTTCCAGAAGGAGATCAGCGCGCTCAACGCCAAGCTGATGCAGGCCAACGAAGCCCTCGAAGCCCGGGTGATCGACCGCACCGCGGCGCTGGAGCGGCGCAACGCCGAATTGCTGGAGCTGAACGAAACCATCCGCATCATGGCCACCATCGACGAGCTGACCGGAATCTACAACCGGCGCTCGGTGATGGAGGCGTTCAGGCGCGAGCAGGCACGCAGCAACCGGATCGGCAGCGCGTTCTGTCTATGCCTGATCGACGTCGACCATTTCAAGCAGGTCAACGATGCCTGCGGACACCTGGTCGGCGACGAGGTGTTGCGGCGTGTGGCCCAGGTGGCGCGTGAACAGATCCGCGAAACCGATAGTGTGGGGCGTTACGGCGGCGAGGAATTCCTGATCCTGCTCGTCGATACCGATCTGGAAGGGGCGCGCGCCTCGGCCGAACGGCTACGGCATCACACCGAATCGCTGGTCTTTCCCGAATTGGCGCCGGGTTTCAAGGTCACCGTGTCGATCGGTCTGTCGCAATACATCATCGGCGAGCAGGGCGAGCAGGTGCTCAGCCGCGCCGATGCCGCGCTGTACCAGGCCAAGGCGCAGGGCCGCAACCGCGTCGTGGTGTGCTAG
- a CDS encoding DUF808 domain-containing protein, producing the protein MAGSSLLALIDDIASILDDVAAMTKVATKKTAGVLGDDLALNAQQVTGVNAERELPVVWAVAKGSFRNKLILVPAALAISAFIPWAVTPLLMLGGAFLCYEGFEKLAHKFFAGHEAAAHHAELSAALADPQVDLVAFEKEKIQGAIRTDFILSAEIIAITLGTVATATFGLQVAVLAGIGIIMTVGVYGLVAGIVKLDDAGLYLSRQAGALQRALGAGLLRTAPYLMKFLSIAGTAAMFMVGGGILTHGVHAADEGIHVLAGSAAALPGVGAVLGPVTPTLLNLLAGVVAGGIALLLVQLVGKVWRAMRG; encoded by the coding sequence ATGGCAGGAAGCAGCCTGTTGGCATTGATCGACGATATCGCGTCGATCCTGGACGACGTTGCGGCAATGACCAAGGTGGCAACCAAGAAAACCGCCGGGGTGCTGGGCGACGATCTGGCGTTGAACGCGCAGCAGGTCACCGGGGTGAATGCCGAACGCGAGCTGCCGGTGGTCTGGGCGGTGGCCAAGGGATCGTTCCGCAACAAGCTGATCCTGGTGCCGGCGGCGCTCGCGATCAGCGCCTTCATCCCGTGGGCGGTGACCCCGCTGCTGATGCTGGGCGGCGCCTTCCTGTGCTACGAGGGCTTCGAGAAGCTGGCGCACAAGTTCTTCGCCGGCCACGAGGCGGCCGCGCATCATGCCGAACTCTCCGCCGCGCTGGCCGATCCGCAGGTGGATCTGGTGGCGTTCGAAAAGGAAAAGATCCAGGGCGCGATCCGGACCGACTTCATCCTCTCCGCCGAGATCATCGCCATCACGCTGGGCACCGTGGCCACCGCGACCTTCGGCCTGCAGGTGGCGGTGCTGGCCGGCATCGGCATCATCATGACTGTGGGCGTCTATGGCCTGGTGGCCGGCATCGTCAAGCTCGACGATGCCGGGCTGTATCTGAGCCGTCAGGCCGGTGCGCTGCAGCGTGCACTGGGGGCGGGGCTGCTGCGCACCGCGCCCTACCTGATGAAGTTTCTCTCCATCGCCGGCACGGCGGCGATGTTCATGGTGGGGGGCGGCATCCTCACCCATGGCGTGCACGCGGCCGACGAGGGCATCCATGTGCTGGCGGGCAGCGCCGCCGCGCTGCCGGGCGTGGGCGCGGTGCTGGGCCCGGTGACGCCGACCCTGCTCAATCTGCTGGCCGGCGTGGTGGCTGGCGGCATTGCCTTGCTGCTGGTGCAACTGGTGGGCAAGGTGTGGCGGGCGATGCGCGGCTAG
- a CDS encoding GAD-like domain-containing protein produces MDFVVDQTEPINPSLSQPMKDEDLEVFIDEFGEATRRAKVPVATLEKWKGRLPFLLLDYWREEGWCG; encoded by the coding sequence ATGGACTTTGTTGTGGACCAAACGGAACCAATCAACCCGAGCCTATCCCAACCAATGAAAGACGAAGACCTTGAAGTGTTCATTGATGAATTCGGGGAAGCAACCCGCCGTGCCAAGGTACCCGTAGCAACCCTTGAAAAATGGAAAGGCAGACTACCTTTCCTTTTGCTCGACTATTGGCGCGAGGAAGGCTGGTGCGGCTAG
- a CDS encoding thioredoxin domain-containing protein: protein MNPLHDAALLDPWRDAQRIAERLGQVDTRAYLVLGAQAWCEKCRTVYPVLLETAVAEQQRHPHHLWLWLDLEDHAEFIGDYLPADLPELLCFEQGQLIHRSVLEPGKPVADGLPPAGTGSASDPAVAILRSLKQANWGA from the coding sequence ATGAACCCCTTGCACGATGCTGCACTGCTGGACCCGTGGCGCGACGCGCAGCGCATCGCGGAGCGCCTGGGCCAGGTCGACACCCGCGCCTATCTGGTGCTCGGGGCGCAGGCGTGGTGCGAGAAGTGCCGCACCGTCTACCCGGTTCTGCTCGAAACCGCTGTCGCTGAGCAACAGCGCCACCCCCACCACCTCTGGCTCTGGCTGGACCTTGAGGATCACGCGGAATTCATCGGCGACTATCTGCCGGCGGATCTGCCGGAGTTGCTGTGTTTCGAGCAGGGGCAGCTGATTCACCGCAGTGTGCTCGAACCCGGAAAACCGGTTGCCGATGGGTTGCCGCCAGCAGGCACCGGCAGTGCCAGCGACCCCGCCGTTGCGATATTGCGGTCTCTCAAGCAGGCCAATTGGGGCGCCTGA
- a CDS encoding beta propeller repeat protein: MEMICDKERYERFFKGFTVYDCAIGYDNTRYCFVLVEATNSPHRDPLPRTRFLFARMERPMERRFYYQEADYFNFTRVAYSEANGKSEFVAVDMGSHVFWYDAPTANVEQDIPPQIPDSEYCWSVLNVARVAGRLTAIGDARQVRWRAGPDDWRSFAASPPVPKQLAEEGKGGFEVGFNDLAAFADDDLYAVGGTGDVWHFDGKAWQQIDFPSNELLYTVCCAGDGNVYIGGKDGSLWIGRNDRWKRLLEGRFSLPFKDMAWFDGRLWCGSDYGLWVLQDGKLINPPDQPAAVRNACGVIDVSPDGKVMLTASPHGASLYDGKTWTLLFSAFAFAEKSPRAQARAQLGRGKARLTEHDGMQALLDVIGNDGPDASLAALAQPETLDLTALREHSWLLLVNAISAQLAWDGYDDVARRLIELGADLDAADPETGMTARAIAQTMNVSLA, translated from the coding sequence ATGGAAATGATTTGCGATAAAGAGCGCTACGAACGTTTTTTCAAAGGTTTTACGGTCTACGACTGTGCTATCGGCTACGACAACACGCGCTATTGCTTCGTTCTGGTCGAGGCCACCAACTCGCCGCACCGTGATCCGCTGCCTCGCACGCGTTTTCTGTTTGCACGGATGGAACGCCCGATGGAGAGGCGTTTCTATTATCAGGAGGCCGATTATTTCAACTTCACGCGGGTGGCGTATTCCGAGGCGAATGGCAAGTCAGAGTTCGTTGCCGTGGATATGGGAAGTCATGTTTTCTGGTATGACGCGCCTACCGCGAATGTAGAGCAGGACATCCCGCCCCAGATTCCCGATTCCGAATACTGCTGGTCGGTGCTGAACGTGGCCCGGGTTGCAGGTCGGCTGACTGCAATTGGCGATGCACGGCAGGTGCGCTGGCGTGCCGGCCCTGATGATTGGCGGTCTTTTGCCGCCTCGCCGCCCGTACCCAAGCAGCTTGCCGAGGAAGGCAAAGGAGGCTTTGAGGTCGGTTTTAATGATTTGGCTGCGTTTGCGGACGACGACCTCTACGCCGTCGGCGGCACCGGCGATGTCTGGCATTTCGACGGCAAGGCGTGGCAGCAGATCGACTTCCCCTCCAACGAATTGCTCTACACCGTGTGCTGCGCCGGCGATGGCAACGTCTATATCGGCGGCAAAGACGGCTCGCTGTGGATCGGGCGCAATGATCGCTGGAAGCGGCTGCTGGAAGGCCGCTTCAGCCTGCCGTTCAAGGACATGGCGTGGTTCGATGGCCGGCTGTGGTGCGGCTCGGACTACGGGCTCTGGGTACTGCAGGACGGCAAGCTGATCAATCCGCCCGACCAGCCCGCGGCTGTGCGCAACGCCTGCGGGGTGATCGATGTCAGCCCGGATGGCAAGGTGATGCTGACCGCCAGCCCGCACGGGGCATCCCTTTATGACGGCAAGACCTGGACCCTGCTGTTCTCCGCGTTCGCCTTTGCCGAAAAGTCACCGCGTGCGCAGGCCAGGGCGCAACTGGGGCGCGGCAAGGCGCGGCTGACCGAGCACGACGGCATGCAGGCGCTGCTGGACGTGATCGGCAACGACGGTCCCGATGCGTCGCTGGCCGCGCTGGCCCAGCCGGAGACACTGGATCTGACAGCGTTGCGCGAGCATAGCTGGCTGCTGCTGGTGAACGCGATCAGCGCCCAGCTTGCCTGGGACGGCTACGACGACGTTGCCCGACGGTTGATCGAATTGGGTGCGGACCTGGACGCGGCCGATCCTGAAACCGGGATGACCGCGCGGGCGATCGCGCAGACGATGAACGTGTCGCTGGCATGA
- a CDS encoding PAAR-like domain-containing protein has product MKTNVYANNLEIACKAAKTDGKSIAAFPDPCWSPPAPSAGPIVIPYPNTAYAKDITKGTTSVLIARKQVAVEDRSYFATSTGNEAATQAFQKGAKTRVIKGKAYFTKWSLDVIFEGLGVARHTDMTTHNHGSQPSNTPPTYYMDDASTKKDCKEDKERLEKKCADDEEKRKKRKKSKTLPETKTDKNSGAWVLNHCEGLFIKPSSVKEFQDWVDDVDDFPAKAWGQIEEIAKEKVVEKLEKEAAEFAAKKATAFAARRGLTGWIPIVGQVLTVADAIYTGVQAYQMIDEFKTQIAEVKDTTHRLKDAAGKVQDAFKKYDIKKLTDINSDQAQALMSDVQTAIAAADACLRARKCTLVPYSKSGTNTANWAGQGCCPGQTGHHLLPDAMFRNPDPAVQQKAFDDWKNSYKGSKDKSTLKMSDMPRDKLPKDKCWEGYSERGAPTICLEGTTNSHGSHGAAHKATEALMGRHRTKPSMDYETARDEMANMVSLTFGCDKKCIKAQLDEYYKDAHKCGGLDKAKVRPHSGMAGGGSVLPSGGDA; this is encoded by the coding sequence ATGAAGACCAATGTATACGCCAACAATCTGGAAATCGCCTGCAAGGCGGCCAAGACCGACGGCAAATCGATCGCCGCCTTTCCCGATCCGTGCTGGAGCCCACCCGCGCCCAGCGCCGGCCCCATCGTCATCCCCTATCCGAATACGGCCTACGCCAAGGACATCACCAAGGGCACCACCAGCGTGCTGATCGCCAGGAAGCAAGTGGCGGTCGAGGATCGATCCTACTTCGCCACCAGCACCGGCAACGAAGCGGCCACCCAGGCATTCCAGAAAGGCGCCAAGACCCGGGTGATCAAGGGCAAGGCCTATTTCACCAAATGGTCGCTGGACGTGATCTTCGAAGGGTTGGGCGTGGCCCGCCACACCGACATGACCACGCACAACCATGGCTCGCAGCCCAGCAATACGCCGCCCACCTACTACATGGACGACGCTTCCACCAAGAAGGATTGCAAGGAAGACAAGGAGCGGTTGGAGAAGAAATGCGCGGACGACGAGGAAAAACGCAAGAAACGCAAGAAGAGCAAGACACTGCCGGAGACCAAGACCGACAAGAATTCGGGGGCCTGGGTGCTGAACCACTGCGAAGGGCTGTTCATCAAGCCTTCCAGCGTCAAGGAATTCCAGGACTGGGTCGATGATGTTGATGACTTTCCCGCCAAGGCCTGGGGGCAGATCGAAGAGATCGCCAAGGAGAAGGTGGTCGAGAAGCTGGAAAAAGAAGCTGCCGAATTTGCGGCCAAGAAAGCGACCGCCTTTGCCGCTCGGCGCGGCCTGACCGGCTGGATTCCCATCGTTGGCCAAGTGCTGACAGTGGCGGACGCGATCTACACCGGGGTCCAGGCGTATCAGATGATCGATGAATTCAAGACGCAGATCGCCGAGGTCAAGGATACGACGCACCGGTTGAAAGACGCCGCGGGCAAGGTGCAGGACGCCTTCAAGAAGTACGACATCAAAAAGCTCACCGACATCAACAGCGATCAGGCGCAGGCGCTGATGAGCGATGTGCAGACCGCGATCGCCGCGGCGGACGCCTGTCTGCGCGCGCGCAAATGCACACTGGTGCCCTATAGCAAGTCAGGCACCAACACCGCCAACTGGGCGGGCCAGGGGTGCTGCCCCGGGCAGACCGGGCACCACCTGCTGCCGGATGCCATGTTCCGCAACCCCGATCCGGCGGTCCAGCAAAAGGCGTTCGACGACTGGAAAAACAGCTACAAGGGCAGCAAGGACAAATCGACGCTGAAAATGAGCGACATGCCGCGCGACAAGCTGCCCAAGGACAAATGCTGGGAGGGATACTCCGAGCGCGGTGCGCCAACCATTTGCCTGGAAGGAACGACCAATAGCCACGGGTCACACGGTGCGGCGCATAAAGCAACAGAAGCGCTGATGGGCCGGCATCGGACAAAGCCAAGTATGGATTACGAAACGGCACGCGATGAAATGGCCAATATGGTAAGCCTGACCTTTGGCTGCGACAAAAAATGCATCAAGGCACAACTGGACGAGTACTACAAGGATGCGCACAAGTGCGGCGGGCTGGACAAGGCCAAAGTGCGTCCGCATTCGGGGATGGCGGGCGGTGGCAGTGTATTGCCGAGTGGTGGGGACGCCTAA
- a CDS encoding DUF2169 family type VI secretion system accessory protein: MNVIVGTRHLVAGTFTALDCQGREQLVIIAKAAWRVPLPGQRPQPVAPSPLVATDLHIGEPGISAMLYGSDFVRFKPRCDVLFNASAHSPDGQPVRELPVVWQVGPLKKGIRVLGPRAWRKRLGRLGLSEPGLFTSQPLHYGLAYGGTREYETGKGDKKQLLTEALLTNPIGVGWAGKHTLKQLAGSPAPSLEALEQPIRKPGGPYEPVACSAVGRHWLPRRDYAGTYDAQWQEEVFPLLPADFDERFNQCAPPDQQMDYPHGGEQVVLRNMLPGRDDVRFMLPRLDGLKLRVLRTDHSVEEPSPVVDTLYFELDDPDGPRFSAIWRASVPIRRRIQEFDTVALGPVNSQWWRDKVLGLGSDGCAGCGPASAPTEQEALPT; the protein is encoded by the coding sequence ATGAATGTGATCGTTGGCACCCGGCATCTAGTGGCCGGCACGTTCACCGCACTCGATTGCCAAGGACGGGAGCAGCTGGTGATCATCGCCAAGGCGGCTTGGCGGGTGCCGCTGCCCGGGCAACGCCCGCAGCCGGTGGCCCCGTCGCCCCTGGTGGCGACTGATCTGCATATTGGTGAACCGGGCATCAGCGCGATGCTGTATGGCAGTGACTTTGTCCGCTTCAAGCCCCGCTGCGATGTCCTGTTCAACGCCAGTGCACACAGCCCGGATGGCCAACCGGTACGTGAGCTACCGGTGGTATGGCAGGTGGGACCGTTGAAGAAAGGCATCCGCGTGTTGGGACCGCGCGCGTGGCGTAAACGGCTGGGGCGGCTTGGCCTGAGCGAGCCAGGGCTGTTCACGAGCCAACCGCTGCACTATGGCCTTGCCTATGGCGGTACGCGTGAATATGAAACCGGCAAGGGCGACAAGAAGCAGCTGCTGACCGAGGCGCTGCTGACCAATCCGATAGGGGTCGGCTGGGCCGGCAAACATACGCTCAAGCAATTGGCAGGCAGCCCTGCGCCCAGCCTGGAAGCGCTGGAGCAACCGATCCGCAAACCGGGCGGCCCCTACGAGCCCGTCGCCTGTTCGGCGGTCGGCCGACACTGGCTGCCGCGCAGGGACTACGCCGGCACGTACGACGCCCAGTGGCAGGAGGAAGTGTTCCCGCTGTTGCCCGCGGATTTCGACGAACGCTTCAACCAATGCGCGCCGCCCGATCAGCAGATGGATTACCCGCACGGTGGCGAGCAGGTGGTGCTGCGCAACATGCTGCCCGGTCGCGACGACGTGCGTTTCATGCTGCCCCGGCTGGATGGCTTGAAACTGCGCGTGCTGCGAACCGACCATAGCGTCGAGGAGCCCTCGCCGGTGGTGGATACGCTGTACTTCGAGCTGGACGATCCGGACGGCCCGCGTTTCAGCGCCATCTGGCGCGCCAGCGTACCGATCCGCCGCCGCATCCAGGAATTCGACACCGTGGCGCTGGGCCCGGTGAACAGCCAATGGTGGCGCGACAAGGTGCTGGGGCTCGGCAGCGATGGTTGCGCCGGTTGCGGTCCGGCCTCTGCACCAACCGAACAGGAAGCATTGCCGACATGA
- a CDS encoding DUF6484 domain-containing protein, translating into MNAPAGNAATPQPDTDAVTDNLLDSVLEQTATLPPMATGIAVGQLAGFDAAGLPLVHVPALRLTSVSARSMVVLTGEQIGRELALGFEGSDPHRPIVLGLMLGAQPAPSSASVAPAPDQLNVWVDGEHIALHAAHEIELRCGEAAIVMTADGRITLRGTYITSHASATQRILGGSVNLN; encoded by the coding sequence ATGAATGCGCCTGCCGGGAACGCCGCCACCCCTCAGCCGGACACGGATGCCGTAACCGACAACCTGCTCGATTCGGTGCTCGAGCAGACCGCCACGCTGCCACCCATGGCCACCGGTATCGCAGTCGGGCAACTGGCCGGCTTCGACGCCGCCGGGCTGCCGCTGGTGCACGTGCCCGCATTGCGCCTGACCTCGGTCAGCGCCCGCAGCATGGTTGTTCTGACCGGGGAACAGATCGGCCGCGAGCTGGCGCTGGGATTCGAAGGCAGCGATCCGCACCGCCCCATCGTGCTGGGCCTGATGCTGGGCGCACAGCCCGCACCGTCATCGGCGTCCGTGGCCCCGGCCCCGGATCAGCTCAATGTATGGGTCGATGGCGAACATATCGCGCTGCATGCTGCCCACGAAATCGAACTGCGTTGCGGCGAGGCGGCCATCGTGATGACCGCCGACGGGCGCATCACCCTGCGCGGCACCTACATCACCAGCCACGCCAGCGCCACGCAGCGCATCCTGGGCGGCTCGGTCAACCTCAACTGA
- a CDS encoding type VI secretion system Vgr family protein: MFDALNASQLIQGLRQAQHHRLLTLRFPKEDGPAAPLIPNRLEAFEGLSRDFRYVVQLLSDDPAIPLKAMMGRMVTLELVRDDGSVRYFNGYVFQFSYLRNEGGYACYEAVLQPWLAFLRLRRDSYLFHGQTVREQTEAIFTDYPAWRDWESRVGGPDPAMTDACQFDETDYNYLHRRWETLGWHYWYEHAADGHRLILADDSTLAAPVDGADPVLNWHDETLGLDRDGVSEFAQMRQVVPGKVASVSFDFKNPKPQQALDTTLNRQGDVPEFEVYEYAGAYGFADLAGGEAQVRRRMEEIEAAAKRFEGRGDARRVQVGRSFVLGGEYDAAGLGQDQPDREFLIVEAEHSANNNYLMAGDTAAQYRNRFVCQRKVVPWRPGRGLNSAAPRIDGLQTAIVVGPPGEEIHCDEYGRVRVQFHWDREGGYDEKSSAWVRVATSWSGANFGSVSIPRIGSEVIVQFLDGNPDRPLITGMVPNAATMPPWGLPASKTQSGFYSRSSPGGGYDNANAIRFEDKAGQEELWLHAEKDQRIEVENDESHWVGHDRKKTVDNDETVHVKHDRTETVDNNETITVHNNRTERVDVNETISIGQNRTEDVGQNETITIGANRTENVGANETISIGSNRSVTIGGNKTETVAMAKAETIGLAKALTVGGAYQISVGAAMNTTVALVQAEEVGLSKHVVVGKSFTIHAGDEFTVKVGKSSFTMKSDGTIILNGHTFTLGTSDDQILKADGNITLKAKKILEN, translated from the coding sequence ATGTTTGATGCTCTCAATGCCTCGCAATTGATACAGGGGCTGCGCCAAGCGCAGCATCACCGCCTGCTGACCCTGCGTTTTCCGAAAGAAGACGGCCCGGCCGCCCCCCTCATCCCGAACCGGCTCGAGGCGTTCGAGGGCCTGTCGCGCGATTTCCGCTACGTGGTGCAACTGCTCTCGGACGATCCGGCGATTCCGCTCAAGGCCATGATGGGCCGGATGGTCACGCTGGAGCTGGTGCGCGACGACGGCTCGGTGCGCTACTTCAACGGCTACGTATTCCAGTTCTCCTACCTGCGCAATGAAGGCGGCTATGCCTGTTACGAGGCAGTGCTGCAGCCCTGGCTCGCCTTCCTGCGCCTGCGCCGTGACAGCTATCTGTTCCACGGCCAGACGGTGCGCGAGCAGACCGAGGCGATCTTCACCGACTACCCGGCCTGGCGCGACTGGGAAAGCCGGGTCGGCGGCCCTGACCCGGCGATGACCGACGCCTGCCAGTTCGACGAGACCGACTACAACTACCTGCACCGCCGTTGGGAAACGCTGGGCTGGCATTACTGGTACGAGCACGCCGCCGACGGCCACCGGCTGATCCTGGCCGACGACTCGACGCTGGCGGCCCCGGTGGACGGTGCCGACCCCGTACTGAACTGGCACGACGAAACGCTGGGGCTGGACCGCGACGGCGTCAGCGAATTCGCCCAAATGCGGCAGGTGGTGCCGGGCAAGGTCGCAAGCGTGAGTTTCGATTTCAAGAACCCCAAGCCGCAGCAGGCGCTCGACACCACGCTCAACCGACAGGGCGACGTGCCTGAGTTCGAGGTCTACGAATACGCCGGCGCCTACGGTTTTGCCGACCTGGCGGGCGGCGAGGCGCAGGTCCGCCGACGGATGGAGGAGATCGAGGCGGCCGCCAAGCGTTTCGAAGGCCGCGGCGATGCCCGCCGCGTGCAGGTCGGGCGCAGCTTCGTGCTGGGCGGTGAGTACGATGCCGCCGGACTGGGGCAGGACCAGCCGGACCGCGAGTTCCTGATCGTCGAGGCGGAGCACAGCGCCAACAACAACTATCTGATGGCAGGCGATACCGCGGCGCAGTACCGCAACCGCTTCGTCTGCCAGCGCAAGGTCGTGCCCTGGCGCCCGGGCCGCGGCCTGAACAGTGCCGCCCCGCGCATCGACGGGCTGCAGACCGCCATCGTGGTCGGCCCGCCTGGCGAGGAGATCCACTGCGACGAGTACGGCCGCGTGCGGGTGCAGTTCCACTGGGACCGCGAGGGCGGCTATGACGAGAAATCATCGGCCTGGGTGCGGGTGGCGACCAGCTGGAGCGGTGCCAACTTCGGCAGCGTCTCGATTCCGCGTATCGGCAGCGAGGTCATCGTGCAGTTCCTGGATGGCAATCCGGACCGGCCGCTGATCACCGGCATGGTACCCAACGCGGCGACCATGCCGCCGTGGGGCCTGCCGGCCAGCAAGACCCAGTCAGGCTTCTACAGCCGCTCCAGCCCGGGCGGCGGCTACGACAACGCCAACGCGATCCGCTTCGAGGACAAGGCAGGCCAGGAAGAGCTGTGGCTGCACGCCGAGAAGGACCAGCGCATTGAGGTGGAGAACGACGAAAGCCATTGGGTGGGACACGATCGCAAGAAGACCGTGGACAACGACGAAACCGTCCACGTCAAGCACGACCGCACCGAAACGGTGGACAACAACGAGACCATCACCGTCCACAACAACCGTACCGAGCGGGTGGATGTGAACGAGACGATCAGCATCGGGCAGAACCGCACCGAAGACGTGGGTCAGAACGAGACGATCACGATCGGCGCCAACCGCACGGAGAACGTGGGAGCGAACGAGACGATCAGCATCGGCAGCAACCGTTCGGTGACCATCGGCGGCAACAAGACCGAGACGGTCGCCATGGCCAAGGCCGAGACCATCGGCCTGGCCAAGGCGCTGACCGTTGGCGGTGCGTATCAGATATCGGTGGGCGCAGCGATGAACACCACCGTGGCGCTGGTCCAGGCCGAAGAGGTCGGACTGAGCAAGCACGTGGTGGTCGGCAAGAGCTTCACCATCCACGCCGGCGATGAATTCACCGTCAAGGTGGGCAAGTCGAGCTTCACGATGAAGTCCGACGGCACCATCATCCTCAATGGCCATACCTTCACACTGGGCACCAGCGACGACCAGATCCTGAAGGCCGACGGCAATATCACCCTCAAGGCCAAGAAGATCCTGGAGAACTGA